The following nucleotide sequence is from Psychroserpens sp. Hel_I_66.
GCATAACCAATCCCGATTATTTTTGCCAATGCATTTTTGGTTACTCCAGATTCTAAACACGCCATGGCTGCACCTTCACCGAGAATCATCGTGTTTTCGGTTTTGTTTAGGTTTAAGGCTTGGTTTGGGGACAGAGATTCTTCACCTTGCTCTGGATGGCTATTTGCTCTTGAATAAATTTTCAAGGCTTGCATTTGTGCGATGGTAAAAGGCGTTAAAGGCGCTTCACTACCACCAACAAGAAATTTATCGCACATCCCAGAATTAATCCATGCAATCCCATTGAGCATCGCATGTAAGGCGGTTGAGCACGTAATGGAATGAGAAATTTCTGGTCCCTTTGTTTGTAAATCGTGTGCTATCCAAGAAGAAATATTGCCTAAAGTTGTAGTGGGTGAGCTTAGGGTTTCTGCTTTTTTATTCAGAAGAAATTCTTCGTGATAATGTTCAAAAAGTGCGGTGGCACCTCTTGAGGAGCCTATGTTGATCCCAAAGTTATCGGTTGATTTCCAATTGGCACTTTTTATAGCCTGTCTTGACGCAAAAATAGCGTACAGCACTGAATTGTCTAAGGATTTGTATTTAGAATTGGATTGCCTTAATTGTTCAATGTCTGCTTTTAATTCCTTCGGAAATGTGGCAACTAGAACACCATCTTTTTCAGTAAAGCAATGGGAATGATTCAAGTAATTATTCCAAATATCATCAGAGTTTTTTCCTAATGGTGAGATCGATGAAATGGCAGTTATTGAAATTGGGTTTTGCAAGACTGATTTTTTATGACTGCAAAACTAAACTATTTCTAAAGCCTCTTCAATAACCTGATATACTTTTTTAAGCTGTTCGTCTGAAATCACATAAGGCACCTGTATGTAAATCGTATTTCCCAATGGTCTTAAAAACACACCACGGTCCATAAAGAATTTAAGAAGTTGATCTCTTAAATCACCGTAACGTTCCGTTTCTGTGTTGAGATCTAATGCGAAAATCACACCAATATGTCGTACCGATTTTACTTTTGGGTGGTCTTTTATTTGACGTCCAAAATCTTCGTGAGCTTTGGAAATTCGCTTTATGTTGTTTTGCATTTCCGAAGAAACTAAAAGCTCAATCCCAGCAATAGCTGTAGCACATGCTATTGGGTTTGCAGAGTACGTATGGCAATGGAAAAAACCTTTGGCCATATCAGTACTTAAAAACGCATCGTAAATCACTTGTGTGCACGATGTGATTGCCATTGGGATTAATCCTGCGGTCAATGCTTTGCTCAAGCAAATAATATCTGGTTTAGTTTCAATATGGTCTGATGCAAAATGACGTCCTGTTTTACCAAAACCAGTCATGACTTCATCTGCAATAGTTAGGATTTTGTGTTCTTTGCAAAATGCTAAAATGGCGTTTAGACCATCAACATCGTGAATTTTCATTCCCGCAGCACCTTGCACCAAAGGCTCGTAAATGAAACCTGCAATATCATATTCTAAACTTAAGTTTCTTAGTGTGTTGAGAACAATGTCGTGGTTTTCGCCATCTGGAGTTGGAATGCGTTTAACATCAATTAGAAATTCTGCAAACGGACCATTATAAACCGACAGTCCCGAAACACTCATTGCACCAAAGGTGTCACCATGAAATCCGTTTTCAAAAGCTATAAAAACATTGCGTTTATCATCTGTATTAAAATGGTATTGTAGCGCCATTTTTATGGCAGCTTCTACAGCAGTTGAGCCATTGTCATTAAAGAAAATCTTGTTTTGACCTTCCGGAAGTATTTTTATAAGTTCTTCGGAAAGTCGTATTGCAGGTTCATGGGTAAAATCACTAAACATGATTTGATCGAGCTGCTGCATTTGAGCGTAGGTCTTTTCTATAATGTAGTCGTTACAATGACCATAAACGGAAGTGTACCACGATGAAATGGCATCAATATATTCGTCGCCATCTTCATCAGTAAGAATACAGCCTTTAGCTTTTACAATGGCAAAGCTTTCTGGATGCAAATGGTGCTGTCTTAGCGGGTGCCAAAGGTGTTTTTGGTCTCTTTGTTTTAGGCTCATATGTTTAGTCATGCTGAACTTGATTCAACATCTCAATATTTGATAATCTAAAGTTTCTAGATTTGGGTTTATATATATTCTTAGATTTTAAAGGTTTTTTTAAACCTTTGAGGTCTTTTGCACCTGTACCAAAATTAAACAATTTTGTGATTTCTATGAAGTCAGAAATCTATTTTGTTAACTCTATTACTGAAAAAACAACCTGTAGTGATTTCTAAAATGATTTTAAATTCTCTCTAAATACTTCCGCATATTCCAAAATGACGTTTTTATCAAAATAGGGTTCTTCTTCAATGCGTCCTATCACTTTGACATTTGTCAATTTTTTGATGATGGCTTCTGTTGTTTGGTGCTCATTTCCGGAGAATACAAGAGCAACTTCAAACCCTTTTTCTCTTAATAGATTGATAGTTAAAAGCGTGTGATTGATACTCCCTAAATAGTGTCTGGACACTACAATCACTTTATAATTTGGGTTGATGAGATTTAAAATGGTTTCTTTTTCGTTGATGGGTACTAACAATCCGCCAGCACCTTCAATCACTAGACTGTTTTTGGTTTTGGGAGCTGTAATGTTTTTAAGTTCTATTGAGATTTGGTCGATATCTGCAGCAGCATGCGGACTCATAGGTGTTTGTAAAGCGTAGCTGTTTTTATGGAATTTTGAAGTCGTGTTTGTAATTAGATTCTGGACTTTTTTAGTATCGCAATTTTCTAAATCTCCAGCTTGTATGGGTTTCCAATAATCTGCATTTAAAGCCTCTGTTATAATTGCAGATGCTACAGTTTTGCCAACATCTGTACCAATACCTGTGATAAAATAAGTGTTCATTTATTGTGAGCTAATGGGTTTTTTGGGTTTGATGTCTTCTTTTGTAAATTCGGTTTTACAGGTTTCACATTTGTATTTATAGCGTGTATGAAACGGAAGCGTTCCAGATACAAATCCAATTAAAAATGCGAAAAAGGATTTGAAATCGGTAATTGTAGAAAAGAGGTCTACTTTACCACTACCACAATTGGGACATTCAATTTGATTACCGTCGTCATCTAAGGAATATTGATTTATGGTACTCAAAATATGCTGAGCCTTCATGGCATCTTTTGCCAATACCTGCAATTTTACGCCACCAATGGCATTACTTACCAATGGATCTGTATCAATCGTTAAATGGTCTTTTAAGAACACCTCAATACCTTCCGCTTCTAAGCGCCCTTTTATAATTTGGGCTTCGGTGGTGTATTGGTATCTTGCTATGGTTTTGAATATTTCGCTCATTTTTCCGAAGAAAACAATTTAGAACGTAAAGGTAGTGAGTAACTCCAAAACTTTCGTGATTTCTTTTGCAGTATTGAAACTATGAAGGCAAAAACGAAGGCGCTCTTTCCCTTTTGAGACGGTAGGAGAGAGGATGGGTTTGACATCAAACCCTTCATTTTTTAATGCTTCGGAAATGTGCTTGACCTGATAATTTCCGGAGATAATACAACAGTGTATCGCAGAATTACTTTCTATAAATAACTGCTGAAGTTGGAGTCGTTTGATTTCAGATTTAAAAAAATGGATGTTTAGATTAAGGTTCGCTCTGTCATGCTGAACTTGTTTCAGCATCTCATCATAAGCTACTTTTATTGTTGCCACACTATGAGGTGGTAGTGCAGTGGTATAAATAAATGGTCTCGAAAAATTAATAAGATATTCTTTGAGTTGTTTAGATCCTAAAATTGCTGCACCATGGCAACCCAGCGCTTTACCAAAGGTGATGATTCTTGCGAAAATTTGGTTTTCTAGTTGGAGTTCGTTTATTAATCCGTTTCCATTTTTCCCGAAAACTCCTAAAGCG
It contains:
- a CDS encoding beta-ketoacyl synthase N-terminal-like domain-containing protein — its product is MQNPISITAISSISPLGKNSDDIWNNYLNHSHCFTEKDGVLVATFPKELKADIEQLRQSNSKYKSLDNSVLYAIFASRQAIKSANWKSTDNFGINIGSSRGATALFEHYHEEFLLNKKAETLSSPTTTLGNISSWIAHDLQTKGPEISHSITCSTALHAMLNGIAWINSGMCDKFLVGGSEAPLTPFTIAQMQALKIYSRANSHPEQGEESLSPNQALNLNKTENTMILGEGAAMACLESGVTKNALAKIIGIGYATEILEHNASLSTDAICFQRSMAMAIGNKKPEDIDIIVTHTPGTIKGDQAEINAIQKIFCNKIPALTTNKWKIGHSLGASGLLSIEMAVMMLQHQQFISVPYLKTETPKRIKHILVNAVGFGGNAVSILLSK
- the bioA gene encoding adenosylmethionine--8-amino-7-oxononanoate transaminase — translated: MSLKQRDQKHLWHPLRQHHLHPESFAIVKAKGCILTDEDGDEYIDAISSWYTSVYGHCNDYIIEKTYAQMQQLDQIMFSDFTHEPAIRLSEELIKILPEGQNKIFFNDNGSTAVEAAIKMALQYHFNTDDKRNVFIAFENGFHGDTFGAMSVSGLSVYNGPFAEFLIDVKRIPTPDGENHDIVLNTLRNLSLEYDIAGFIYEPLVQGAAGMKIHDVDGLNAILAFCKEHKILTIADEVMTGFGKTGRHFASDHIETKPDIICLSKALTAGLIPMAITSCTQVIYDAFLSTDMAKGFFHCHTYSANPIACATAIAGIELLVSSEMQNNIKRISKAHEDFGRQIKDHPKVKSVRHIGVIFALDLNTETERYGDLRDQLLKFFMDRGVFLRPLGNTIYIQVPYVISDEQLKKVYQVIEEALEIV
- the bioD gene encoding dethiobiotin synthase, whose protein sequence is MNTYFITGIGTDVGKTVASAIITEALNADYWKPIQAGDLENCDTKKVQNLITNTTSKFHKNSYALQTPMSPHAAADIDQISIELKNITAPKTKNSLVIEGAGGLLVPINEKETILNLINPNYKVIVVSRHYLGSINHTLLTINLLREKGFEVALVFSGNEHQTTEAIIKKLTNVKVIGRIEEEPYFDKNVILEYAEVFRENLKSF
- a CDS encoding putative signal transducing protein, producing the protein MSEIFKTIARYQYTTEAQIIKGRLEAEGIEVFLKDHLTIDTDPLVSNAIGGVKLQVLAKDAMKAQHILSTINQYSLDDDGNQIECPNCGSGKVDLFSTITDFKSFFAFLIGFVSGTLPFHTRYKYKCETCKTEFTKEDIKPKKPISSQ